A genomic window from Algoriphagus sp. Y33 includes:
- a CDS encoding L-threonylcarbamoyladenylate synthase, whose amino-acid sequence MAVIGQDIGLAKRVLEVGQLVGIPTETVYGLAGNALNSVAVASIFETKNRPSFDPMIIHVPSLLEAENYVNDIPTPLRKLAEQFWPGPLTLLLPKKKNIPDIVTSGLDRVAVRVPDHPLTLELLAQIDFPLAAPSANPFGYISPTSPQHVDAQLGEKIPYILDGGACKVGLESTIIGMEGDEIVVYRLGGLEISEVESIVGQAKVKSHSSSNPQAPGLLESHYAPSKPFIIGGLDKLISEYQSSGIDFAVLSLDRLYQSVPSENQIALSTSGNLKEAATRLFAAMRTLDESSATVILAELMPETGLGRAINDRLKRAATKG is encoded by the coding sequence ATGGCAGTGATAGGGCAGGACATAGGGCTGGCAAAAAGAGTTCTGGAAGTAGGTCAATTGGTTGGTATTCCTACCGAGACCGTTTATGGGTTGGCGGGAAATGCGCTGAATTCTGTAGCTGTAGCTTCTATTTTTGAGACAAAAAACCGTCCTAGTTTTGATCCTATGATCATTCATGTGCCGTCACTTTTGGAAGCGGAAAACTACGTGAATGATATTCCTACCCCGCTCCGCAAACTTGCCGAACAATTTTGGCCTGGACCACTGACATTGCTGCTCCCCAAGAAAAAAAACATACCTGATATTGTCACTTCAGGTTTGGATCGAGTGGCTGTACGAGTTCCTGATCATCCGCTGACGTTGGAGTTGCTCGCTCAGATAGACTTTCCTCTGGCAGCCCCTAGTGCCAATCCATTTGGCTACATCAGTCCCACATCTCCTCAGCATGTGGATGCCCAATTGGGAGAAAAGATCCCTTATATTCTGGATGGTGGAGCTTGTAAAGTAGGTTTGGAAAGCACGATCATTGGGATGGAAGGTGATGAAATAGTGGTTTATCGACTTGGTGGACTGGAGATCTCCGAGGTTGAAAGTATCGTGGGACAAGCAAAAGTAAAAAGCCATAGCTCATCGAATCCACAGGCTCCGGGCCTATTGGAAAGCCACTATGCTCCGTCCAAGCCTTTTATAATCGGCGGCTTGGATAAGTTGATTTCAGAGTATCAAAGTAGCGGAATTGATTTTGCAGTGCTTTCCTTAGATCGATTATATCAGTCTGTTCCCTCAGAAAATCAAATTGCTTTAAGTACTAGTGGAAATTTGAAAGAAGCAGCTACCCGTCTTTTTGCAGCCATGAGAACGTTGGATGAATCTAGTGCTACCGTGATTTTGGCTGAGTTAATGCCTGAAACCGGCCTTGGACGGGCGATTAATGATCGCTTGAAACGGGCTGCGACGAAAGGGTGA
- a CDS encoding tetratricopeptide repeat protein, with amino-acid sequence MGCSPSEEELFQAGIQKMDSQNWKEAISLFDRALEINSGNAQVLNAKGAALFQQEKFQEAVPVFAAAIEADSSSYKAWFNRGNANLKLENFKNAVSDYNMASLLDPSQTDIYYNRGLSLLGLEEYEDALLDFDKALQVEPNQALVHFNRGKAQLGNNDPAGAMQSLTEAINLDGKNGAAYYLLGVTRMSALGDAEKEEGCADLKMALQLGYTEAKTWIDDFCK; translated from the coding sequence ATGGGATGTAGCCCTAGTGAAGAGGAATTGTTTCAGGCTGGAATTCAGAAGATGGATTCCCAAAACTGGAAGGAGGCGATTTCACTTTTTGATAGAGCACTGGAGATCAATTCTGGAAATGCCCAGGTTTTAAATGCCAAAGGTGCCGCACTCTTCCAACAAGAAAAATTTCAAGAAGCTGTTCCTGTTTTTGCAGCTGCTATTGAGGCAGACTCCAGTAGTTATAAAGCTTGGTTCAATCGGGGAAATGCCAACTTGAAGTTGGAGAACTTCAAAAACGCTGTCTCTGATTACAACATGGCAAGCTTGCTTGATCCGTCGCAAACAGATATTTATTACAACCGTGGCTTGTCATTGCTCGGCTTGGAAGAATACGAAGATGCTTTGTTGGATTTTGACAAAGCACTACAAGTGGAACCAAACCAAGCACTCGTTCACTTCAATCGTGGTAAAGCACAACTCGGAAATAATGACCCCGCAGGTGCGATGCAGTCACTTACCGAAGCCATCAATCTGGATGGTAAAAACGGTGCCGCTTATTACCTGCTGGGCGTGACAAGAATGTCTGCTTTGGGTGATGCCGAAAAAGAAGAAGGCTGTGCTGATCTGAAGATGGCACTTCAGCTGGGATATACCGAAGCCAAAACGTGGATAGACGACTTCTGTAAGTAA
- a CDS encoding sensor histidine kinase has protein sequence MEHRKLLKGIVHLLIIGVLLSQSIPSFSRPIPGGNVINISLTNINLVLFYILNIAILIPKYIEKRSYRRYFLSVLILLLASLSIHHLIDYYLWDPYHMISIKRNQFEEIEIEPSPKPQGFLFPLNPFFFRTIFFTFRYFLLLGLGTAFEVLLLFDKERTRNDEMEKQKAIGELNFLKTQLNPHFLLNALNNIYALARKKSEDTTNAILLLSDILRHVLYEAGKNKISIKQEIDFIHNYIKMEKLKFTEENTPNINFNVKIRNVNLLIEPLILMTLVENAFKHGVSYLSPSFILISLEENERELKFSVINSITKKFEDPAKKRHVGLGIKNLENQMELIYPGKYSFRQKRENNLFKSFLTIKK, from the coding sequence ATGGAACACAGGAAATTATTGAAAGGGATTGTACATCTCCTGATTATCGGGGTGTTACTTTCCCAATCAATCCCATCTTTCTCAAGACCAATTCCCGGAGGAAATGTGATCAACATCAGTCTGACGAATATCAATCTGGTGCTTTTTTACATTCTTAACATTGCGATATTAATACCTAAATACATTGAGAAACGCTCCTATCGCAGGTACTTCCTTAGTGTTCTTATTCTATTATTGGCCTCACTTAGTATCCATCACTTGATTGATTATTACCTTTGGGATCCTTATCACATGATCAGTATAAAGAGGAATCAGTTTGAAGAAATAGAAATAGAGCCCTCCCCAAAGCCACAAGGCTTCCTATTTCCGCTCAACCCTTTTTTCTTCCGGACCATATTCTTCACTTTCCGGTACTTTTTGCTTTTAGGACTGGGCACAGCATTCGAAGTACTTCTACTTTTCGACAAGGAGCGCACAAGAAATGATGAAATGGAGAAGCAAAAGGCCATCGGAGAACTTAATTTCCTGAAAACCCAGCTAAACCCGCATTTCCTCCTAAATGCTTTAAACAACATTTATGCTTTGGCACGGAAAAAATCGGAGGACACTACCAATGCAATTTTGTTGCTTTCTGATATTCTGAGACATGTCCTGTATGAAGCTGGCAAAAACAAAATTTCTATCAAACAGGAAATAGACTTCATTCACAATTACATCAAAATGGAGAAGTTGAAATTCACTGAAGAAAACACACCGAATATTAATTTCAATGTCAAAATAAGAAACGTAAACTTACTTATCGAGCCTCTTATACTGATGACTTTGGTAGAGAATGCCTTCAAACATGGGGTCAGCTATTTAAGTCCTTCATTTATCCTCATCTCATTGGAGGAAAATGAACGTGAATTGAAGTTCTCAGTAATCAACAGCATCACGAAGAAGTTTGAAGACCCTGCGAAAAAAAGACATGTGGGACTGGGAATCAAAAATCTGGAAAACCAGATGGAACTGATCTATCCGGGAAAATATTCCTTCCGGCAAAAACGGGAAAACAACCTATTCAAAAGCTTTCTGACTATCAAAAAATGA
- a CDS encoding LytTR family DNA-binding domain-containing protein, with the protein MNYKCIVIDDEALAIDVVEDYITKFPNLELIGTFDSPLKAIQTILTQSVDLVFLDINMPDINGISFYENLPLKPKVIFTTAYSDFAVKGFEINAVDYLVKPFSFERFFMAVNKLMAAGINMPIPHSSSNFTLNDSQDYIFVKSEYSSIKINLKDIVVLESYKDYVKIHLLNELKPILTLSSIKHYETSLFSKGFVRVHKRHIISIDKIENISRNRVKMKTKEEFILIGASYKDFFYELVVNKNL; encoded by the coding sequence ATGAACTACAAGTGTATAGTGATCGATGATGAAGCACTCGCCATAGATGTCGTAGAAGATTACATTACCAAATTTCCAAATTTGGAACTGATAGGCACCTTCGACTCCCCTCTGAAGGCGATACAAACGATTTTGACACAGTCTGTGGATTTGGTCTTCTTGGATATCAACATGCCTGATATCAACGGGATTTCATTTTATGAAAATCTGCCTTTGAAACCTAAAGTAATCTTCACCACAGCGTACAGTGATTTTGCCGTGAAGGGATTTGAAATCAATGCCGTTGACTATCTAGTGAAGCCTTTCAGTTTCGAAAGGTTTTTCATGGCTGTAAATAAGCTTATGGCTGCCGGAATAAATATGCCTATTCCCCATTCTTCGTCAAATTTCACCTTGAATGATTCGCAGGATTACATTTTTGTGAAATCTGAATATTCATCCATCAAAATCAATCTGAAAGACATTGTAGTTTTGGAAAGCTATAAAGACTATGTCAAAATCCACTTGCTGAACGAGTTGAAGCCAATTCTGACGCTGAGCAGCATCAAGCATTACGAAACATCACTCTTTTCCAAGGGGTTTGTCAGAGTACATAAGCGACACATTATTTCCATAGACAAAATCGAAAACATCAGTAGAAACCGGGTTAAGATGAAGACCAAGGAGGAGTTTATTTTAATAGGTGCCAGCTACAAGGACTTTTTCTACGAACTGGTCGTAAATAAAAATCTGTAA
- the pgk gene encoding phosphoglycerate kinase translates to MNPRIKNVDNLSFEGKKALVRVDFNVPLDDQLNVTDDTRIQAALPTINKILKDGGSAILMSHLGRPKGGPEDKYSLKNIVVALEKVLERPVKFAQDCIGKEAEVLAEGLKPGEVLLLENLRFHKEEEKGDKDFAEKLAKLGDVYVNDAFGTAHRAHASTAVIAQFFNDKVCGYLMLSELKNADKVLGNAERPYTAIMGGAKIADKILIIEQLLNKVDTLIIGGGMSYTFAKAQGGTIGDSLLEEDKLDFVLELMETAKAKGVNLILPVDTVISKAFANDAEQGMANKGEIPDGWMGLDIGPKTAELFAEEILKSKTILWNGPMGVFEMSSFDKGTKAIAEAVVAATKAGAFSLIGGGDSAAAVNKFGFADDVSFVSTGGGALLEHMEGKVLPGVAALVP, encoded by the coding sequence ATGAATCCTAGAATCAAAAATGTAGATAACCTCAGTTTTGAGGGGAAAAAGGCCTTAGTCAGAGTAGATTTCAATGTTCCTTTGGATGATCAATTGAATGTGACTGACGATACCAGAATTCAGGCGGCTTTGCCGACTATCAATAAAATCTTAAAAGATGGTGGATCTGCCATTCTAATGTCCCATCTGGGTCGTCCTAAAGGCGGGCCTGAGGATAAATATTCTCTTAAAAACATCGTAGTAGCACTGGAGAAAGTACTGGAAAGGCCGGTGAAATTTGCGCAAGACTGTATAGGTAAAGAAGCAGAGGTGCTTGCTGAAGGCTTGAAGCCAGGTGAAGTGTTGCTTCTTGAGAATCTTAGGTTTCACAAGGAAGAAGAAAAAGGAGATAAGGATTTTGCCGAAAAGCTTGCTAAACTTGGTGATGTCTATGTGAATGATGCTTTCGGGACTGCACATAGAGCGCATGCGTCCACAGCTGTGATCGCACAGTTTTTCAATGATAAGGTTTGTGGTTACTTGATGCTTTCTGAATTGAAAAATGCAGATAAAGTGCTGGGGAATGCTGAAAGACCTTACACTGCTATCATGGGTGGTGCGAAGATCGCCGATAAGATTTTGATTATTGAGCAATTGCTGAACAAAGTAGATACGCTGATTATCGGTGGAGGGATGTCTTATACTTTTGCCAAAGCACAGGGTGGAACAATCGGTGATTCTCTTTTGGAGGAGGACAAGCTTGATTTCGTGTTGGAATTGATGGAAACTGCCAAAGCGAAAGGAGTGAACTTGATTCTACCTGTAGATACGGTTATATCAAAAGCTTTTGCAAATGATGCCGAGCAGGGAATGGCTAATAAAGGTGAGATTCCTGATGGCTGGATGGGATTAGACATCGGACCTAAAACCGCCGAGCTTTTTGCGGAAGAAATCCTAAAGTCAAAGACTATACTTTGGAATGGTCCGATGGGCGTGTTTGAAATGTCTTCTTTCGACAAAGGAACAAAAGCTATTGCAGAAGCAGTAGTTGCTGCTACCAAAGCAGGTGCATTCTCGCTGATCGGCGGTGGAGACTCTGCTGCAGCTGTCAATAAGTTTGGCTTTGCGGATGATGTGTCCTTCGTGTCTACCGGCGGAGGAGCATTGCTAGAGCATATGGAAGGTAAAGTGCTTCCGGGAGTTGCGGCATTGGTTCCTTGA